One genomic region from Saccharomyces cerevisiae S288C chromosome XI, complete sequence encodes:
- the VPS501 gene encoding sorting nexin family protein (Vacuolar SNX-BAR protein, regulates TORC1 signaling during autophagy induction; binds phosphatidylinositol-3-phosphate; vacuolar localization of Vps501p is dependent upon direct interaction with Iml1p and a unique lipid binding specificity that is also required for its function; VPS501 has paralog VPS5 that arose from the whole genome duplication) — MENDKASHASPSIGVNEFVVQGEISIDDSERSVKSVSVSISDDEDSKTDVQDNMATPSTRSKFQTDLAIDNRLLEKDPKYKKLFTEKRRRRRPESCINLMTKGKGTGQKDNINDQIFSLRILPGSDLNSLKDSLWIIKISTQPDVEKTIARAFSDFYWLYHQLQNNHWGKTIPPPTRSNILVEKDEFAINHLFMIRNNEKYDPIFNFKPEYIISLQLMAMIKHIFNDKVLRLDSNFIDFISWDDDLPESLQIVVDDSTFTGDKILMTSSQFRELKEFHKQSKKVESITNSHASLIPVTELTEIYISPTKLFSRKDYQRLFQPQSTDNTFNNNDPLIQEWIPKSKTLFTSLSFGSSAPTYQEASTEIQACHDWVSISKEQWKQLLYHVLQYIVDEAVKVNSVINEFTECLKQISLDEVIRANSELFLKFSKLNESFLKKFKGASRQDILKLIILFDENVRFCESFESILNQRLKLGKILSIIEVDLDKKKNFLDKLSPGNNNSNNEDLKIRTAEDEYRIVLKRYNRVKQSWEKIMEDILNERKEFEKREAAEVNSCLKSIRDLNMDEKKHYLQLWQDFVPDEHISQ; from the coding sequence ATGGAGAACGACAAGGCGTCACATGCGAGCCCAAGCATTGGAGTGAACGAATTTGTCGTTCAAGGGGAGATATCCATAGACGACTCCGAAAGGTCTGTCAAGAGTGTTAGCGTTAGCATAAGTGATGATGAGGATAGTAAGACAGATGTACAAGATAATATGGCCACACCGTCCACAAGATCGAAATTTCAAACAGATCTGGCCATTGATAATAGGCTATTGGAAAAAGATCCAAAGTACAAAAAACTTTTCactgaaaaaagaagacgTCGAAGACCAGAAAGCTGTATTAACCTCATGACTAAAGGTAAGGGCACTGGACAAAAAGATAACATTAATGATCAAATTTTCAGCCTAAGAATATTACCAGGCTCCGATTTAAACTCTTTAAAGGATTCTTTATGGATAATAAAGATCTCTACCCAGCCAgatgttgaaaaaacaATCGCAAGAGCTTTTTCTGATTTCTATTGGTTATATCATCAATTACAAAATAACCACTGGGGAAAAACGATTCCTCCGCCTACAAGGTCCAACATTCTTGTAGAGAAGGACGAATTTGCCATAAATCATCTTTTTATGATACGTAATAATGAGAAGTATGATccaatttttaatttcaaacCGGAATATATCATATCATTGCAATTGATGGCAATGATTAAGCACATATTCAATGACAAGGTTTTACGTTTGGATTCAAATTTCATAGATTTTATTAGTTGGGATGACGATCTTCCTGAAAGTTTGCAAATAGTAGTCGATGACAGTACCTTCACAGGGGATAAAATACTAATGACATCTTCTCAATTTCGAGAATTAAAAGAGTTTCATaaacaatcaaaaaaagtggaATCAATAACAAATTCACATGCTTCGTTAATACCCGTAACAGAACTTACcgaaatatatataagcCCGACCAAATTATTCTCTAGAAAAGACTACCAAAGGCTTTTTCAACCTCAAAGCACAGACAACACCTTTAATAACAATGACCCGTTGATTCAAGAGTGGATACCAAAAAGCAAAACATTATTCACTAGTTTATCCTTTGGTTCAAGTGCACCTACTTATCAAGAAGCGTCAACTGAGATACAGGCATGCCATGACTGGGTAAGCATATCCAAGGAGCAATGGAAACAGTTACTCTACCATGTATTACAGTACATTGTAGACGAGGCAGTGAAGGTGAATTCTGTGATAAACGAATTTACTGAGTGTCTTAAGCAAATTTCTTTGGACGAAGTCATTAGAGCAAACTCTGAactatttttgaaattttccaaactGAATGAATCctttctaaaaaaattcaaaggtGCATCGAGGCAAGACATTCTGAAGCTAATCATattatttgatgaaaatgtaAGATTTTGCGAATCATTTGAATCCATCTTAAATCAAAGATTGAAGCTTGGTAAAATTCTAAGCATCATAGAAGTGGATCTagacaagaagaaaaactttcttgACAAACTATCTCCGGgaaacaacaacagtaaCAATGAAGACCTTAAGATACGCACGGCAGAGGATGAATACCGCATTGTATTAAAAAGATATAACCGTGTTAAGCAGAGCTGGGAGAAAATTATGGAAGATATCTTAAATGAACGGAAAGAATTTGAGAAGAGAGAAGCCGCCGAGGTTAATAGTTGTTTAAAATCAATAAGAGATTTGAACATggatgaaaagaaacactATTTACAATTATGGCAAGACTTTGTACCAGATGAGCACATAAGCCAATGA
- the TRZ1 gene encoding tRNase Z (tRNA 3'-end processing endonuclease tRNase Z; also localized to mitochondria and interacts genetically with Rex2 exonuclease; homolog of the human candidate prostate cancer susceptibility gene ELAC2) — protein MFTFIPITHPTSDTKHPLLLVQSAHGEKYFFGKIGEGSQRSLTENKIRISKLKDIFLTGELNWSDIGGLPGMILTIADQGKSNLVLHYGNDILNYIVSTWRYFVFRFGIDLNDHIMKDKEVYKDKIIAVKSFNVLKNGGEDRLGVFDSFQKGVLRSIVAKMFPKHAPTDRYDPSSDPHLNVELPDLDAKVEVSTNYEISFSPVRGKFKVEEAIKLGVPKGPLFAKLTKGQTITLDNGIVVTPEQVLENERHFAKVLILDIPDDLYLNAFVEKFKDYDCAELGMVYYFLGDEVTINDNLFAFIDIFEKNNYGKVNHMISHNKISPNTISFFGSALTTLKLKALQVNNYNLPKTDRVFSKDFYDRFDTPLSRGTSMCKSQEEPLNTIIEKDNIHIFSQNKTVTFEPFRMNEEPMKCNINGEVADFSWQEIFEEHVKPLEFPLADVDTVINNQLHVDNFNNSAEKKKHVEIITLGTGSALPSKYRNVVSTLVKVPFTDADGNTINRNIMLDAGENTLGTIHRMFSQLAVKSIFQDLKMIYLSHLHADHHLGIISVLNEWYKYNKDDETSYIYVVTPWQYHKFVNEWLVLENKEILKRIKYISCEHFINDSFVRMQTQSVPLAEFNEILKENSNQESNRKLELDRDSSYRDVDLIRQMYEDLSIEYFQTCRAIHCDWAYSNSITFRMDENNEHNTFKVSYSGDTRPNIEKFSLEIGYNSDLLIHEATLENQLLEDAVKKKHCTINEAIGVSNKMNARKLILTHFSQRYPKLPQLDNNIDVMAREFCFAFDSMIVDYEKIGEQQRIFPLLNKAFVEEKEEEEDVDDVESVQDLEVKLKKHKKN, from the coding sequence ATGTTCACATTTATACCCATCACCCATCCTACATCGGATACAAAGCACCCATTGCTGCTAGTCCAGTCTGCACATGGGGAAAAGTATTTCTTCGGTAAAATTGGTGAAGGATCCCAAAGGAGTCTGACTGAAAATAAGATCAGGATATCCAAATTGAAGGATATTTTCCTTACTGGTGAATTAAACTGGTCAGATATAGGTGGATTACCTGGAATGATTTTGACTATTGCTGATCAAGGGAAAAGTAATCTTGTTTTGCATTACGGCAATGACATTTTGAATTACATAGTTTCCACTTGGAGATACTTCGTCTTTAGATTCGGAATAGACTTGAACGATCACATTATGAAAGACAAGGAAGTATATAAAGATAAGATAATAGCTGTTAAATCCTTTAATGTTCTGAAAAATGGGGGGGAAGACAGGTTAGGCGTCTTCgatagttttcaaaaaggtgTATTACGTTCCATAGTAGCAAAAATGTTCCCCAAACATGCACCCACCGATAGGTACGATCCTTCTAGTGATCCGCACTTGAATGTAGAGTTGCCTGACTTAGACGCCAAAGTGGAAGTTTCTACGAATTACGAGATTTCATTCAGTCCAGTGAGGGGTAAATTTAAAGTGGAGGAAGCTATTAAACTAGGTGTTCCGAAGGGTCCCTTATTTGCAAAGTTAACCAAGGGCCAAACAATTACTTTGGATAACGGTATTGTTGTAACTCCGGAACAGGTATTGGAGAATGAACGTCATTTTGCCAAAGTATTGATCCTGGATATCCCAGATGACCTATATTTGAACGCTTTCgtagaaaaattcaaggaTTATGATTGTGCTGAGCTTGGCATGGtgtattattttcttggtgATGAGGTTACCATTAATGATAATCTATTCGCGTTCATTGACATATTTGAGAAAAACAATTATGGTAAAGTAAATCATATGATATCCCACAATAAAATTTCTCCAAACACGATATCATTTTTCGGTTCTGCATTGACCACATTGAAATTAAAGGCACTACAAGTAAATAATTACAATTTACCAAAAACAGATCGTGTGTTTTCCAAGGACTTCTACGACAGATTCGATACACCACTCAGCAGAGGTACATCTATGTGTAAATCCCAGGAAGAGCCTTTGAATACAATAATAGAGAAGGATAacattcatattttttcacaaaACAAGACAGTAACTTTCGAACCATTTCGGATGAACGAAGAACCGATGAAATGCAACATCAACGGTGAAGTGGCGGATTTCTCGTGGCAAGAAATTTTCGAAGAACATGTAAAACCATTAGAATTTCCCTTAGCTGATGTCGATACAGTTATCAATAATCAACTACACGTGGATAACTTTAACAATTCAgcagaaaagaagaaacacGTTGAAATTATCACCTTAGGAACCGGTAGTGCATTGCCTTCTAAATATAGAAACGTTGTCTCCACACTTGTTAAAGTTCCTTTTACTGACGCCGATGGAAATACCATAAATAGAAACATTATGCTAGATGCTGGTGAAAATACTTTAGGTACCATACACAGGATGTTTTCTCAGCTAGCAGTCAAGTCAATATTTCaggatttgaaaatgatatatCTGAGTCACTTGCATGCAGACCACCATTTGGGAATAATCAGCGTGCTAAATGAATGGTACAAATATAACAAGGATGATGAAACGagttatatatatgtggTTACTCCATGGCAATATCACAAATTTGTTAATGAATGGTTAGTtctagaaaataaagagaTTTTAAAGAGAATCAAATACATAAGTTGTGAGCATTTCATCAATGATTCGTTTGTAAGAATGCAGACACAATCTGTTCCTTTGGCAGAgttcaatgaaatattgaaagaaaatagcaATCAAGAATCAAACAGAAAACTGGAACTGGATAGAGATTCTTCATATAGGGATGTTGACTTGATCAGACAAATGTATGAGGATTTATCgatagaatattttcaaacttGCAGAGCTATACATTGTGACTGGGCATATTCGAACTCAATTACCTTCCGAATGGACGAAAACAATGAGCATAATACATTCAAGGTTTCATATTCAGGCGATACAAGACCTAACATCGAGAAATTTTCCCTCGAAATAGGCTATAATTCAGATCTATTAATTCACGAAGCTACACTAGAAAATCAGCTACTGGAGGATGCcgtgaagaaaaaacacTGCACTATTAATGAAGCAATCGGTGTTTCGAACAAAATGAATGCTAGGAAGTTGATCTTAACACACTTTTCCCAGAGATATCCCAAATTGCCCCAATTAGACAATAATATTGATGTGATGGCGAGagaattttgttttgcttTCGACAGTATGATCGTTGATTATGAGAAAATTGGTGAACAGCAGCGTATTTTTCCACTGCTGAATAAGGcatttgttgaagaaaaggaagaagaagaagatgttgATGACGTTGAAAGCGTACAAGATTTGGAAGTCAAACTTAAGAAacacaagaaaaattag
- the MTD1 gene encoding methylenetetrahydrofolate dehydrogenase (NAD(+)) (NAD-dependent 5,10-methylenetetrahydrafolate dehydrogenase; plays a catalytic role in oxidation of cytoplasmic one-carbon units; expression is regulated by Bas1p and Bas2p, repressed by adenine, and may be induced by inositol and choline): MSKPGRTILASKVAETFNTEIINNVEEYKKTHNGQGPLLVGFLANNDPAAKMYATWTQKTSESMGFRYDLRVIEDKDFLEEAIIQANGDDSVNGIMVYFPVFGNAQDQYLQQVVCKEKDVEGLNHVYYQNLYHNVRYLDKENRLKSILPCTPLAIVKILEFLKIYNNLLPEGNRLYGKKCIVINRSEIVGRPLAALLANDGATVYSVDVNNIQKFTRGESLKLNKHHVEDLGEYSEDLLKKCSLDSDVVITGVPSENYKFPTEYIKEGAVCINFACTKNFSDDVKEKASLYVPMTGKVTIAMLLRNMLRLVRNVELSKEK, from the coding sequence ATGTCGAAGCCTGGTCGTACTATTTTAGCAAGCAAGGTCGCCGAAACTTTCAATACCGAAATAATTAACAACGTAGAGGAATACAAGAAGACACATAATGGTCAAGGTCCCCTTCTTGTGGGATTCCTAGCTAATAATGATCCTGCTGCAAAGATGTATGCTACATGGACTCAAAAGACTAGCGAGTCAATGGGGTTCCGCTATGACTTAAGGGTCATTGAAGATAAggattttttggaagaagcGATAATACAAGCTAACGGCGATGACTCTGTGAACGGTATCATGGTATACTTTCCTGTTTTCGGTAATGCTCAAGATCAGTATTTGCAACAGGTTGTGTGCAAGGAAAAAGATGTAGAAGGGTTAAATCATGTTTACTACCAAAACCTGTACCATAATGTCAGATACCTGGACAAAGAAAACCGTTTGAAATCCATTCTACCTTGCACACCACTAGCTATCGTTAAGATATTGgaattcttgaaaatttacAACAATTTGTTACCAGAAGGAAACAGACTGTATGGGAAGAAATGCATAGTAATTAACAGGTCAGAAATCGTCGGTAGACCACTGGCGGCGCTATTAGCCAATGACGGTGCCACAGTATACTCTGTGGACGTTAACaacattcaaaaattcaccCGTGGTGAAAGtttgaaattaaacaaGCATCATGTGGAAGACCTTGGGGAGTACTCTGAAGATCTGTTGAAAAAGTGTTCTCTTGATTCAGATGTGGTCATCACTGGTGTCCCTAGTGAAAATTACAAATTCCCCACCGAATACATCAAAGAAGGTGCCGTCTGCATCAATTTTGCATGcaccaaaaattttagcGATGATGTCAAGGAAAAAGCTTCTCTTTACGTTCCAATGACTGGTAAAGTTACCATTGCAATGTTGTTGAGAAACATGTTACGTTTAGTAAGGAACGTAGAACTgtctaaagaaaaatag
- the RPF2 gene encoding rRNA-binding ribosome biosynthesis protein RPF2 (Essential protein involved in rRNA maturation and ribosomal assembly; involved in the processing of pre-rRNA and the assembly of the 60S ribosomal subunit; interacts with ribosomal protein L11; localizes predominantly to the nucleolus; constituent of 66S pre-ribosomal particles), with protein sequence MIRTVKPKNARAKRALVKREAKLVENVKQALFIPGQSCNKNLHDIMVDLSALKKPDMKRFNRKNDIHPFEDMSPLEFFSEKNDCSLMVLMTSSKKRKNNMTFIRTFGYKIYDMIELMVADNFKLLSDFKKLTFTVGLKPMFTFQGAAFDTHPVYKQIKSLFLDFFRGESTDLQDVAGLQHVISMTIQGDFQDGEPLPNVLFRVYKLKSYKSDQGGKRLPRIELVEIGPRLDFKIGRIHTPSPDMVTEAHKKPKQLEMKTKKNVELDIMGDKLGRIHMGKQDLGKLQTRKMKGLKSKFDQGTEEGDGEVDEDYEDEASYSDDGQEYEEEFVSATDIEPSAKRQKK encoded by the coding sequence atgattAGAACCGTAAAACCCAAGAATGCAAGAGCCAAGAGAGCTTTGGTAAAGAGGGAAGCTAAGTTGGTAGAGAATGTCAAGCAAGCGCTATTCATTCCAGGGCAAAGCTGTAACAAGAATCTGCACGATATTATGGTAGATTTGAGTGCCTTGAAGAAGCCAGATATGAAGAGGTTCAATCGTAAGAATGATATTCATCCTTTCGAAGACATGTCGCCACTAGAGTTCTTTAGTGAAAAGAATGACTGTTCATTGATGGTGCTGATGACAAGTTCCAAAAAGCGTAAAAACAACATGACCTTTATACGTACATTTGGCTACAAAATATATGATATGATTGAACTAATGGTTGCAGATAATTTCAAGTTGTTATCTGATTTTAAGAAATTAACATTTACTGTAGGGTTGAAGCCTATGTTTACATTCCAAGGTGCTGCATTTGATACACATCCCGTATACAAGCAAATTAAATCTTTGTTTTTAGATTTCTTTAGAGGCGAATCTACTGATTTACAGGATGTTGCGGGATTACAACATGTCATTTCCATGACCATTCAAGGTGACTTCCAAGATGGTGAGCCATTGCCGAACGTTCTATTCCGTGTTTACAAATTAAAAAGTTATAAAAGCGACCAAGGTGGTAAGAGATTACCACGTATTGAATTGGTGGAGATTGGGCCACGTCtagatttcaaaatcgGCAGAATTCATACTCCAAGTCCAGATATGGTCACTGAAGCTCACAAGAAGCCAAAACAATTAGAAATgaagacaaagaagaatgtAGAATTAGATATCATGGGTGATAAATTGGGTAGAATCCATATGGGCAAACAAGATTTGGGTAAACTACAAACAAGAAAGATGAAGGGTTTGAAATCCAAATTCGACCAAGGAACTGAAGAAGGTGATGGAGAGGTAGATGAAGACTACGAAGATGAAGCGTCGTATTCGGATGATGGACAAGAATACGAAGAAGAGTTCGTCAGTGCCACTGATATTGAGCCCTCTGCTAAAAGACAGAAGAAATAA
- the NUP133 gene encoding Nup133p (Subunit of Nup84p subcomplex of nuclear pore complex (NPC); contributes to nucleocytoplasmic transport, NPC biogenesis; is involved in establishment of a normal nucleocytoplasmic concentration gradient of GTPase Gsp1p; also plays roles in several processes that may require localization of genes or chromosomes at nuclear periphery, including double-strand break repair, transcription and chromatin silencing; relocalizes to cytosol in response to hypoxia; homolog of human NUP133) encodes MSEKKVHLRLRKELSVPIAVVENESLAQLSYEEESQASLMDISMEQQQLRLHSHFDNSKVFTENNRYIVKTLQTDYSSGFSNDDELNGYIDMQIGYGLVNDHKKVYIWNIHSTQKDTPYITVPFRSDDNDEIAVAPRCILTFPATMDESPLALNPNDQDETGGLIIIKGSKAIYYEDINSINNLNFKLSEKFSHELELPINSSGGEKCDLMLNCEPAGIVLSTNMGRIFFITIRNSMGKPQLKLGKLLNKPFKLGIWSKIFNTNSSVVSLRNGPILGKGTRLVYITTNKGIFQTWQLSATNSHPTKLIDVNIYEAILESLQDLYPFAHGTLKIWDSHPLQDESSQLFLSSIYDSSCNETYYILSTIIFDSSSNSFTIFSTYRLNTFMESITDTKFKPKIFIPQMENANDTNEVTSILVMFPNAVVITQVNSKLDSSYSMRRKWEDIVSLRNDIDIIGSGYDSKSLYVLTKQMGVLQFFVKENEETNSKPEVGFVKSHVDQAVYFSKINANPIDFNLPPEISLDQESIEHDLKLTSEEIFHSNGKYIPPMLNTLGQHLSVRKEFFQNFLTFVAKNFNYKISPELKLDLIEKFEILNCCIKFNSIIRQSDVLNDIWEKTLSNYNLTQNEHLTTKTVVINSPDVFPVIFKQFLNHVVFVLFPSQNQNFKLNVTNLINLCFYDGILEEGEKTIRYELLELDPMEVDTSKLPWFINFDYLNCINQCFFDFTFACEEEGSLDSYKEGLLKIVKILYYQFNQFKIWINTQPVKSVNANDNFININNLYDDNHLDWNHVLCKVNLKEQCIQIAEFYKDLSGLVQTLQTLDQNDSTTVSLYETFFNEFPKEFSFTLFEYLIKHKKLNDLIFRFPQQHDVLIQFFQESAPKYGHVAWIQQILDGSYADAMNTLKNITVDDSKKGESLSECELHLNVAKLSSLLVEKDNLDINTLRKIQYNLDTIDAEKNISNKLKKGEVQICKRFKNGSIREVFNILVEELKSTTVVNLSDLVELYSMLDDEESLFIPLRLLSVDGNLLNFEVKKFLNALVWRRIVLLNASNEGDKLLQHIVKRVFDEELPKNNDFPLPSVDLLCDKSLLTPEYISETYGRFPIDQNAIREEIYEEISQVETLNSDNSLEIKLHSTIGSVAKEKNYTINYETNTVEY; translated from the coding sequence AtgagtgaaaaaaaagtacatCTTCGTTTGCGGAAGGAACTTAGCGTACCCATTGCGGTGGTTGAAAACGAATCCCTGGCGCAGTTGTCTTATGAAGAGGAAAGCCAGGCCTCTCTAATGGACATTTCCATGGAGCAGCAACAGTTAAGGTTACATTCGCACTTTGATAATTCCAAGGTTTTCACAGAAAATAACAGATACATAGTAAAAACCCTTCAAACAGACTACAGTAGCGGATTCAGTAACGATGACGAATTGAATGGATATATCGATATGCAAATTGGATATGGACTAGTCAATGACCACAAGAAGGTTTACATCTGGAATATTCACTCCACTCAAAAGGATACGCCCTATATAACTGTACCATTTCGTTctgatgataatgatgaaataGCAGTCGCGCCCAGGTGCATACTAACTTTCCCTGCTACAATGGATGAGTCTCCATTAGCACTGAATCCTAATGATCAGGACGAAACCGGAGGGCTTATCATTATCAAAGGTAGCAAAGCGATATATTATGAGGATATCAACTCCATAAATAATTTGAACTTTAAGTtatctgaaaaattctctCACGAGTTAGAATTACCCATCAACTCTTCGGGCGGAGAGAAGTGTGACCTAATGTTAAACTGCGAACCTGCTGGTATAGTGCTTTCTACAAATATGGgcagaatattttttataacCATTAGAAATTCCATGGGTAAACCTCAACTGAAGTTAGGCAAACTATTAAATAAACCTTTCAAATTGGGTATCTGgtccaaaattttcaatacAAACAGTTCAGTTGTCTCATTACGAAATGGACCTATCCTCGGTAAGGGGACAAGGTTAGTATATATTACTACTAACaaaggaatttttcaaacatgGCAGTTGTCTGCCACGAATTCCCATCCAACAAAATTGATTGATGTAAACATTTACGAAGCCATTTTAGAGTCGCTCCAGGATTTGTATCCATTTGCTCATGGTACGTTGAAGATTTGGGACTCTCATCCATTACAAGATGAAAGTTCACAACTTTTCCTGTCATCTATTTACGACAGTTCATGCAATGAAACATATTATATTCTTTCCACGATTATCTTCgattcttcttctaatagttttactattttttcCACTTATAGATTGAACACTTTTATGGAGTCAATAACCGACACAAAGTTTAAGCCTAAGATATTTATACCTCAGATGGAGAATGCTAACGATACCAATGAGGTAACTTCCATTTTGGTAATGTTCCCCAATGCTGTTGTCATTACTCAGGTGAACTCAAAATTGGACTCTAGCTATTCAATGAGAAGAAAGTGGGAAGATATTGTTAGCCTTAGAAATGACATTGATATAATTGGTTCTGGTTACGACTCAAAATCTTTGTATGTTTTAACGAAACAAATGGGGGTGCTACAGTTTTTTGTGAAAGAGAATGAGGAAACAAATTCTAAACCGGAAGTTGGGTTTGTCAAATCTCATGTTGATCAAGCTGTTTATTTCTCCAAAATAAATGCAAATCCCATAGATTTCAATTTACCTCCAGAAATTTCACTAGATCAAGAATCTATAGAGCATGATTTAAAATTAACCAGCGAGGAGATTTTTCATTCCAACGGCAAGTACATACCCCCTATGCTAAATACGTTGGGGCAACATCTCTCTGTCCgtaaagaattttttcaaaatttcctGACATTTGTTGCTAAGAACTTCAACTATAAAATATCACCCGAACTGAAATTGGATCTGATCGAAAAATTTGAGATCTTGAATTGCTGTATTAAGTTCAATAGTATCATCAGACAATCTGATGTATTGAACGATATATGGGAGAAGACTTTATCAAACTATAATCTGACACAAAATGAACACTTAACTACTAAAACAGTTGTAATCAACAGTCCCGACGTATTTCCAGTAATCTTtaaacaatttttaaacCATGTTGTGTTTGTTTTGTTCCCATcacaaaatcaaaatttcaaactAAATGTTACCAATTTAATCAACTTATGCTTTTATGATGGAATTCTTGaagaaggtgaaaaaaCTATAAGGTATGAACTTTTGGAGTTAGACCCGATGGAGGTTGATACATCCAAGCTACCATGGTTCATAAACTTTGATTACTTAAACTGTATCAATCaatgtttttttgattttacaTTTGCGTGTGAGGAGGAAGGAAGTCTGGATTCTTATAAAGAGGGCTTGTTAAAGATtgtgaaaattttatattatcaGTTCAACCAATTTAAAATATGGATCAACACGCAACCCGTTAAATCTGTGAACGCCAATGataattttataaatatCAACAATCTTTATGATGATAACCACCTGGATTGGAACCACGTCCTTTGTAAGGTAAATCTAAAAGAACAGTGTATTCAAATAGCAGAATTTTACAAAGATTTATCTGGATTGGTGCAAACATTACAAACTTTAGATCAAAATGACTCAACAACCGTATCGCTATACGAAACATTCTTCAACGAATTCCCTAAAGAGTTTAGCTTTACattatttgaatatttaaTCAAGcataaaaaattgaacGACCTCATCTTCAGGTTCCCACAACAACACGATGTTTTAATACAGTTTTTCCAAGAGTCCGCTCCAAAGTACGGTCATGTAGCATGGATCCAACAGATTCTGGATGGGTCGTACGCAGATGCCATGAATACTTTAAAAAACATTACTGTTGATGATTCAAAGAAGGGCGAAAGCTTGAGCGAATGTGAATTGCACTTGAATGTTGCAAAATTAAGCTCGTTGCTAGTTGAAAAGGATAATTTGGACATTAATACTTTGAGAAAGATCCAATATAATTTAGATACAATTGATGCtgagaaaaatatttcaaacaaattgaaaaagggcGAAGTTCAGATATGTAAACGCTTCAAGAATGGCTCTATCAGGGAAGTTTTCAACATATTAGTGGAAGAGCTTAAATCAACAACAGTAGTCAATCTATCGGATCTCGTTGAGTTGTATTCTATGCTCGACGATGAAGAGAGCTTATTCATACCGCTAAGGCTTCTTTCTGTTGATGGAAACTTACTGAATTTTGAAGTTAAAAAGTTCTTGAATGCTTTGGTATGGAGAAGAATCGTTCTACTAAATGCTAGTAATGAAGGAGATAAACTGCTTCAGCATATAGTCAAACGTgtttttgatgaagaactacccaaaaataatgatttcCCCTTGCCCAGTGTGGATCTTTTATGTGACAAATCGTTACTGACGCCAGAATACATAAGCGAAACATATGGCAGGTTTCCTATTGATCAGAATGCCATACGTGAAGAGATATATGAAGAAATATCTCAAGTGGAAACGTTGAACTCAGACAACTCACTCGAGATAAAGTTGCACTCGACTATTGGTTCTGTAgcgaaagaaaaaaactatacCATCAACTATGAAACCAACACTGTAGAATACTAA